In Egicoccus sp. AB-alg2, the following are encoded in one genomic region:
- a CDS encoding BTAD domain-containing putative transcriptional regulator — protein sequence MVEPVRIRVLGPLAIERAGVAVPLTGPRRQRLLTALVLAGGSTVSTDALVTAVWGDDPPDSARNSLQSHVTRLRELLGGVTTIRGGAAGYALTLAPGQVDAERFTAAVAAARRRTGEPATTVPVLEAALAWWHGRAYGELADDLAQVEAARLERLRLEARVLLAGARLRVGDAPTAVAELQAVAAEQHLDEEAALTLATALAAAGRVPDALAALGRWRRTLADELGLDPGPRVADLERRLLRGGTVAWHEDPTPAVSTTAAVTSPRSTVSPTGAAAPPEHTASYGRDRERERVTAALRSGPLVTVVGPGGVGKTHLAGLVAATEPAVWVDLATARTGDEVAGVVLEAMDAGPSGGADPLTQAVEVLARHRGLVVLDNCEHVLDTVATVVGTVLRRRTDVRLLATSRQRLDVDGEVVRRLEPLPVPATDDASEADAGVALFLDRVARAGGPPVAVRDAAAVVGAVDGLPLAIELAAARAAALPVGTLLARLRTHLDVLDRPGGRGALRHRTVRGVVDWSYDLLPEVDQRLFRHLGVFSATFGLQDVRAVCGEPGTDGYATAAALGRLVECSLVVRVGDERYRLLEPVRLDAWDRLRRDPQAPMVFARQTAAVLDLVRRSDQAVNTAAETEALRDLVLALPDLRAVHRRALAAGDGATLAEMTGMVHRAAYVLARADLLDWGRDVLDRDDVTSPSLRTRVQACAIAAAMIAGRTEEAQRLAAPLRDGPFAGPEATTLTEMLGDLCITTGDLDGGLALYATNLELARAQQHPGLMALALVGTSLAHGYQERSGEAVRAAEEAVALAERSGAPSTRAMAHYALGEALADVAPDRALEALDTALQVAAAGGARFAEGVARLADVAVRGRHGEPGDALRRHRDALTMWLEAGADAFLATGLRNLVVLFARIAADADAVELAAALERLVTRPSFGSEARRIGSALEAARARLGSAEVAAARRAGDTHPDIAALTVSCLARIDALAARR from the coding sequence GTGGTCGAGCCGGTACGGATCCGGGTGCTGGGACCGCTCGCGATCGAGCGGGCCGGCGTCGCCGTACCCCTGACCGGGCCGCGACGCCAGCGGCTGCTGACCGCGCTGGTGCTGGCCGGCGGCAGCACCGTCTCCACCGACGCGCTGGTCACGGCCGTGTGGGGCGACGACCCACCCGACAGCGCCCGCAACAGCCTGCAGTCGCACGTCACCCGGCTGCGCGAGCTGCTGGGCGGCGTCACCACCATCCGTGGCGGTGCCGCCGGCTACGCGCTGACGCTGGCCCCGGGCCAGGTGGACGCCGAACGGTTCACGGCCGCGGTGGCCGCGGCACGCCGGCGGACGGGCGAGCCCGCGACGACGGTGCCCGTGTTGGAGGCCGCCCTGGCGTGGTGGCACGGCCGCGCCTACGGCGAGTTGGCCGACGACCTCGCGCAGGTCGAGGCCGCACGGCTCGAGCGGCTGCGGTTGGAGGCGCGCGTGCTGCTGGCCGGCGCCCGGCTACGGGTCGGCGACGCACCGACGGCCGTGGCGGAGCTGCAGGCGGTGGCCGCCGAGCAGCACCTCGACGAGGAGGCGGCGCTCACGCTGGCGACGGCGCTGGCCGCTGCCGGTCGTGTCCCCGACGCGCTCGCCGCGCTGGGGCGATGGCGCCGCACGCTGGCCGACGAGCTGGGGCTCGACCCCGGCCCGCGGGTGGCCGACCTGGAACGCCGGCTGCTGCGCGGAGGAACCGTCGCCTGGCACGAGGACCCGACACCGGCGGTCTCGACGACCGCAGCCGTCACGTCGCCGCGCTCAACCGTGTCCCCGACCGGCGCCGCGGCGCCGCCGGAACACACCGCCAGCTACGGCCGTGACCGCGAGCGCGAGCGCGTGACGGCGGCGCTGCGGTCGGGGCCGCTGGTCACGGTCGTCGGCCCGGGCGGGGTCGGCAAGACCCACCTGGCCGGTCTGGTCGCGGCCACGGAACCTGCCGTGTGGGTGGACCTGGCCACGGCCCGCACGGGCGACGAGGTCGCCGGCGTCGTGCTGGAGGCGATGGACGCCGGGCCGTCCGGCGGCGCCGACCCGCTGACGCAGGCCGTCGAGGTCCTCGCCCGCCACCGCGGCCTGGTCGTGCTGGACAACTGCGAGCACGTCCTGGACACGGTGGCCACCGTCGTCGGCACCGTCCTGCGGCGCCGCACCGACGTCCGGCTGCTCGCGACCAGCCGGCAGCGCCTGGACGTGGACGGCGAGGTGGTGCGGCGACTGGAGCCGCTGCCCGTGCCGGCGACCGACGACGCGTCGGAGGCGGATGCGGGCGTCGCGCTCTTCCTCGACCGGGTCGCCCGCGCCGGTGGTCCGCCGGTGGCGGTGCGCGACGCGGCCGCCGTCGTCGGGGCGGTCGACGGCCTGCCGCTGGCGATCGAACTGGCGGCTGCCCGTGCCGCCGCACTCCCGGTCGGCACGCTGCTGGCCCGCCTGCGGACCCACCTCGACGTGCTCGACCGTCCGGGCGGCCGCGGCGCGCTACGGCACCGCACCGTCCGCGGCGTCGTCGACTGGTCCTACGACCTGCTGCCCGAGGTCGACCAGCGGCTGTTCCGCCACCTGGGCGTCTTCTCCGCCACGTTCGGCCTGCAGGACGTCCGGGCCGTGTGCGGCGAGCCGGGCACGGACGGGTACGCGACCGCCGCCGCGCTCGGCCGCCTGGTGGAGTGCTCGCTGGTGGTGCGGGTCGGCGACGAGCGCTACCGCCTGCTGGAACCGGTGCGGCTGGACGCGTGGGACCGGCTACGGCGCGACCCCCAGGCACCGATGGTGTTCGCACGACAGACCGCGGCCGTGCTCGACCTCGTCCGCCGCTCCGACCAGGCCGTGAACACCGCGGCGGAGACGGAGGCGCTACGCGACCTGGTGCTCGCGCTGCCGGATCTGCGGGCCGTCCACCGGCGGGCGCTCGCGGCCGGCGACGGCGCCACCCTGGCCGAGATGACCGGGATGGTGCACCGGGCCGCCTACGTCCTCGCGCGGGCCGACCTGCTGGACTGGGGTCGCGACGTGCTGGACCGCGACGACGTGACGTCGCCGTCGCTGCGTACCCGCGTCCAGGCCTGCGCCATCGCCGCCGCGATGATCGCCGGACGCACCGAGGAGGCCCAACGGCTGGCCGCACCGCTGCGCGACGGCCCCTTCGCCGGGCCCGAGGCCACGACGCTCACGGAGATGCTCGGCGACCTGTGCATCACCACCGGGGACCTGGACGGCGGGCTGGCGCTGTACGCCACCAACCTGGAGCTCGCCCGCGCACAGCAGCATCCCGGGCTGATGGCGCTGGCATTGGTCGGCACCTCGCTGGCACACGGCTACCAGGAGCGCAGCGGCGAGGCGGTCCGCGCCGCCGAGGAGGCGGTCGCACTCGCGGAGCGCAGCGGCGCCCCGAGCACCCGCGCCATGGCCCACTACGCGCTCGGTGAGGCGCTCGCGGACGTCGCGCCCGACCGGGCGCTGGAGGCGCTCGACACGGCGCTGCAGGTGGCCGCCGCGGGCGGCGCCCGCTTCGCCGAAGGGGTGGCGCGGCTGGCCGATGTCGCCGTCCGCGGCCGCCACGGCGAGCCAGGAGACGCCCTCCGGCGCCACCGCGACGCCCTCACCATGTGGCTGGAGGCGGGCGCCGACGCGTTCCTGGCCACGGGGCTGCGCAACCTCGTGGTCCTGTTCGCCCGCATCGCGGCGGACGCCGACGCCGTCGAACTGGCCGCGGCGCTGGAGCGGCTCGTCACCCGGCCCTCGTTCGGCTCGGAGGCCCGGCGGATCGGTTCGGCGCTGGAGGCCGCCCGGGCGCGGCTGGGATCCGCCGAGGTGGCGGCCGCCCGTCGCGCGGGCGACACCCACCCCGACATCGCGGCGCTGACCGTGTCGTGCCTGGCACGCATCGACGCGCTGGCCGCGAGACGCTGA
- the thiE gene encoding thiamine phosphate synthase, whose product MRETTVPSLHVITDDRPGREVLATVASALSAGAPCVQVRRKRGRDRDRLAFAVRVVRDCHAAGARCIVNDRVDLALVADADGVHLGADDLPVAAARALADAVAGPGFLVGGTARDPDTARALVTDGCDYLGVGPVHATHTKDGLPPPLGHDGLRRVTAAVDVPVVAIAGITAARVPDVLAAGAHGIAVVGAVSDAADAAAATRDLLDALAGTTAGRS is encoded by the coding sequence GTGCGGGAGACCACCGTCCCGTCGCTTCACGTCATCACCGACGACCGTCCCGGTCGCGAGGTGCTCGCGACCGTGGCGTCGGCGCTGTCCGCCGGGGCCCCGTGCGTGCAGGTGCGCCGCAAGCGCGGCCGCGACCGGGACCGGCTCGCGTTCGCCGTCAGGGTGGTCCGGGACTGCCACGCGGCCGGGGCGCGCTGCATCGTCAACGACCGCGTCGATCTCGCGCTGGTCGCGGATGCCGACGGCGTCCACCTCGGCGCCGACGACCTGCCGGTCGCCGCGGCACGCGCCCTCGCGGACGCCGTCGCCGGGCCGGGCTTCCTCGTCGGCGGCACCGCGCGCGACCCGGACACCGCCCGGGCGCTGGTCACCGACGGCTGCGACTACCTCGGCGTCGGCCCGGTCCACGCCACGCACACGAAGGACGGCCTCCCGCCGCCGCTCGGCCACGATGGGTTGCGGCGCGTCACGGCCGCCGTCGACGTCCCGGTCGTCGCGATCGCCGGCATCACCGCGGCGCGCGTACCGGACGTGCTGGCCGCAGGTGCCCACGGCATCGCCGTCGTCGGCGCCGTCTCGGACGCTGCCGACGCGGCGGCGGCGACCCGCGACCTGCTCGACGCACTCGCCGGCACGACGGCGGGGCGGTCATGA
- the thiS gene encoding sulfur carrier protein ThiS, whose product MNVHVNGHTRTLTPGTTLGQLVDGQVPDRRGVAVAVDGEVVPRRDWDATALDDGAHIELVGAVQGG is encoded by the coding sequence ATGAACGTCCACGTCAACGGCCACACCCGCACGCTGACGCCCGGGACCACGCTGGGGCAGCTCGTCGACGGACAGGTCCCCGATCGACGCGGCGTCGCCGTCGCGGTCGACGGCGAGGTGGTGCCCCGCCGCGACTGGGACGCCACCGCCCTGGACGACGGCGCACACATCGAACTGGTGGGCGCCGTCCAGGGCGGCTGA
- the thiO gene encoding glycine oxidase ThiO: protein MTRQDVLVVGGGLIGLSIAWRAALAGRRVTVVDDRPGEGASGVAAGMLAPVTEAAYGEQALLALTVASARRWPTFAADLEAAADTSVDHRQEPTLLVGHDRDDVTSIEELAAFQRDLGLDVERLTARACRQVEPLLHPRVRGGVLARDDHRVDAQRVVSALLTACAAAGVDVDRRRAVHLEHDGRRVEGVTLDDGTRLASTTVVLAAGTWSADLAGIPDAARPPVRPVKGQLLVLRADDPLALRPTVTVRALVRGRPVYLVPREDGRLVVGATQEERGFDTTVTAGAVRQLLDDAVEVLPVVDELTVEDVRAGLRPGTPDNRPLVGPTGLDGLLVATGHHRHGALLAPLTADVVVAHLDGGDPGVDPAVLDPRRFAAEVIV from the coding sequence ATGACACGGCAGGACGTCCTGGTCGTCGGCGGCGGCCTGATCGGACTGAGCATCGCCTGGCGGGCCGCCCTGGCCGGGCGACGCGTCACCGTCGTCGACGACCGGCCCGGTGAAGGCGCCTCCGGCGTCGCGGCCGGCATGCTGGCACCGGTGACCGAGGCGGCCTACGGCGAGCAGGCCCTGCTCGCCCTGACGGTCGCGTCGGCACGCCGCTGGCCGACCTTTGCCGCCGACCTCGAGGCCGCCGCCGACACGTCCGTCGACCACCGTCAGGAACCCACCCTGCTGGTCGGCCACGACCGCGACGACGTCACCAGCATCGAGGAGCTCGCCGCGTTCCAGCGCGACCTCGGCCTGGACGTCGAGCGCCTGACCGCTCGCGCCTGTCGGCAGGTCGAGCCGCTGCTGCACCCGCGCGTCCGCGGCGGCGTGCTCGCCCGCGACGACCACCGCGTGGACGCCCAGCGCGTCGTGTCGGCACTGCTGACGGCGTGCGCCGCCGCCGGCGTGGACGTCGACCGCCGCCGTGCGGTGCACCTGGAGCACGACGGCCGCCGTGTCGAGGGCGTCACGCTCGACGACGGCACGCGACTGGCCTCGACGACGGTGGTCCTGGCCGCCGGCACGTGGTCGGCGGACCTGGCCGGCATCCCGGACGCGGCCCGCCCCCCGGTCCGCCCGGTCAAGGGCCAGCTGCTGGTGCTGCGGGCGGACGACCCACTGGCCCTGCGGCCAACCGTGACGGTCCGCGCGCTGGTCCGCGGCCGGCCCGTCTACCTGGTGCCCCGCGAGGACGGCCGGCTGGTCGTCGGCGCCACCCAGGAGGAACGCGGCTTCGACACGACCGTCACCGCCGGTGCCGTCCGCCAACTCCTCGACGACGCCGTGGAGGTGCTGCCGGTCGTCGACGAGCTGACCGTCGAGGACGTCCGTGCCGGGCTGCGGCCCGGCACGCCCGACAACCGCCCGCTCGTCGGGCCGACCGGGCTGGACGGGTTGCTCGTGGCCACGGGACACCACCGTCACGGCGCCCTGCTCGCCCCGCTGACCGCGGACGTGGTCGTCGCCCACCTCGACGGGGGCGACCCGGGCGTCGACCCCGCGGTCCTCGACCCCCGCCGTTTCGCCGCCGAGGTCATCGTATGA
- a CDS encoding trans-aconitate 2-methyltransferase, with the protein MSTSITTPVSVDERLLADAVAAMELASVSLGLELGLYRALHEQGPATAEELADRADVAPRYAREWLEQQTAAGWLRCPNPDEAAEVRRFSLPAVAAAVLLEPDSGIHLGPLVHIVRASVGVFDRLLPAYRTGTGIPYADYGTGVRQGLAALNGPTFDTQLAAWIAALPDVDRRLREGAAPRVLDLGCGVGRSTLALARAYPRAVVHGIDLDAASVREAEAAASAAGLAHRVTFRVADAAELASEGRYDLVTVLEALHDMGDPVGALRAVRPLLAEHGVVYVADERVADTFGEDADLVERLTYGFSILHCLPATLAEDPVVANGTALRATTLRAWARQAGYRDAVDLGVDDPFWRHYRLDPEPVA; encoded by the coding sequence GTGTCCACCTCGATCACGACCCCCGTCTCCGTCGACGAGCGCCTGCTCGCCGACGCCGTCGCGGCCATGGAGCTCGCCAGCGTGTCCCTCGGCCTCGAGCTCGGCCTCTACCGCGCTCTGCACGAGCAGGGCCCGGCCACGGCCGAGGAACTGGCCGACCGCGCCGACGTCGCGCCCCGCTACGCCCGCGAGTGGCTCGAGCAGCAGACCGCCGCCGGCTGGCTGCGCTGCCCGAACCCGGACGAGGCCGCCGAGGTGCGGCGCTTCTCCCTGCCGGCGGTCGCGGCCGCCGTCCTGCTCGAGCCCGACAGCGGGATCCACCTCGGCCCCCTGGTGCACATCGTGCGCGCGTCGGTCGGCGTCTTCGACCGCCTGCTGCCGGCCTACCGCACCGGTACGGGCATCCCGTACGCCGACTACGGAACGGGCGTCCGGCAGGGGCTCGCCGCGCTGAACGGCCCGACCTTCGACACCCAGCTGGCGGCATGGATCGCCGCGCTGCCCGACGTCGACCGGCGGCTGCGGGAGGGCGCCGCACCGCGCGTCCTCGACCTCGGCTGCGGCGTGGGCCGCTCCACGCTGGCGCTGGCACGCGCCTACCCACGCGCGGTCGTCCACGGCATCGACCTCGACGCGGCCTCGGTCCGCGAGGCCGAGGCCGCCGCGTCCGCCGCCGGGCTCGCCCACCGCGTCACGTTCCGCGTCGCCGACGCGGCCGAACTGGCCAGCGAGGGACGCTACGACCTCGTGACGGTGCTGGAGGCGCTGCACGACATGGGCGATCCGGTCGGTGCGTTGCGGGCCGTGCGGCCGCTGCTGGCCGAGCACGGCGTCGTCTACGTCGCCGACGAGCGGGTGGCGGACACGTTCGGCGAGGACGCCGACCTCGTCGAGCGGCTCACCTACGGCTTCAGCATCCTGCACTGCCTGCCGGCCACGTTGGCCGAGGACCCGGTTGTCGCCAACGGCACGGCGCTGCGCGCGACGACGCTGCGGGCGTGGGCCCGGCAGGCCGGTTACCGCGACGCGGTCGACCTCGGCGTCGACGACCCCTTCTGGCGCCACTACCGCCTCGATCCGGAGCCCGTGGCATGA
- the thiD gene encoding bifunctional hydroxymethylpyrimidine kinase/phosphomethylpyrimidine kinase yields the protein MTDRTPTPAVALTIAGSDSGGGAGLQADLRAFAAMGTFGASVVTAVTAQNTRAVTDVHVVPAQVVRAQLDAVLDDLPVAAVKTGMLATSELVALVADQAAAGRLPQLVVDPVLVSATGHRLLEPDAVATYRERLLPHAAVVTPNLPEAAALLERAVDDLDAARAAARDLAATGAGVVVVKGGHLDGGEAVDVVIAGGEEHLLSAPRIPTANLHGTGCTFAAATAAGLASGLPPLRAVERAKSYVTGCIARAADWRLGAGAGPLDHLGITHAAQADGAGPV from the coding sequence GTGACCGACCGCACCCCCACCCCCGCCGTCGCGCTCACCATCGCCGGCTCGGACTCCGGCGGGGGCGCCGGCCTGCAGGCCGACCTGCGTGCCTTCGCGGCCATGGGCACGTTCGGCGCCAGCGTCGTGACCGCCGTGACGGCCCAGAACACCCGCGCCGTCACCGACGTCCACGTCGTGCCGGCGCAGGTCGTGCGTGCCCAACTCGACGCCGTGCTCGACGACCTGCCCGTGGCCGCGGTCAAGACCGGCATGCTGGCCACCAGCGAGCTGGTCGCCCTGGTCGCCGACCAGGCGGCGGCCGGACGCCTGCCTCAGCTGGTGGTCGACCCCGTCCTCGTCTCCGCGACCGGGCACCGGCTGTTGGAGCCCGACGCCGTGGCGACCTACCGGGAACGGTTGCTGCCGCACGCGGCCGTGGTCACGCCGAACCTGCCCGAGGCCGCCGCCCTGCTGGAGCGGGCCGTCGACGACCTCGACGCCGCACGCGCGGCCGCCCGCGACCTGGCCGCGACGGGCGCCGGCGTGGTGGTGGTCAAGGGCGGCCACCTCGACGGCGGCGAGGCGGTCGACGTGGTCATCGCCGGCGGCGAGGAGCACCTGCTGTCCGCGCCGCGGATTCCGACCGCCAACCTGCACGGCACGGGCTGCACGTTCGCGGCGGCCACGGCGGCCGGCCTGGCGTCGGGCCTGCCCCCGCTGCGGGCGGTCGAGCGGGCCAAGAGCTACGTGACCGGCTGCATCGCGCGCGCGGCGGACTGGCGGCTGGGCGCCGGCGCCGGACCGCTGGACCACCTGGGCATCACGCATGCCGCTCAGGCCGACGGCGCCGGCCCGGTGTAG
- a CDS encoding thiazole synthase — MTDPLTDPLTDPLAIGRTSLSSRLILGTGGASSLDVLQRAILASGTELVTVALRRVTDHGPGSLLEVLRRTGVAVLPNTAGCRTAAEAVMLARLGRDAFETDRVKLEVIGDERTLLPDPVELLDAAETLVDDGFEVFAYTNDDPVTAVRLADVGCVAVMPLGSPIGSGMGIVNPYNLALVREQVEVPVILDAGIGTASDAALAMELGCDAVLLASAVTRAQDPQAMAAAMRHAVAAGWLARRAGRIPRRRLALASTSDVGRPDLAAVGDPT; from the coding sequence ATGACCGACCCACTGACCGACCCACTGACCGACCCGCTGGCCATCGGCCGCACCAGCCTGTCGTCGCGGCTGATCCTCGGCACGGGCGGCGCCAGCAGCCTCGACGTGCTCCAGCGGGCCATCCTGGCGTCGGGCACGGAGCTGGTGACCGTCGCCCTGCGCCGTGTCACCGACCACGGCCCCGGCTCGCTGCTGGAGGTGCTGCGCCGCACGGGGGTCGCGGTGCTGCCCAACACCGCCGGCTGCCGGACCGCCGCGGAGGCCGTGATGCTGGCCCGCCTCGGCCGTGACGCGTTCGAGACGGACCGGGTGAAGCTGGAGGTGATCGGTGACGAGCGCACGCTCCTGCCGGATCCCGTCGAACTGCTCGACGCCGCGGAGACGCTCGTCGACGACGGCTTCGAGGTGTTCGCCTACACCAACGACGACCCTGTCACGGCCGTGCGGCTGGCCGACGTCGGATGCGTGGCCGTGATGCCGCTGGGCTCGCCGATCGGCAGCGGCATGGGGATCGTCAACCCGTACAACCTGGCGCTGGTCCGGGAGCAGGTCGAGGTACCGGTGATCCTGGACGCCGGCATCGGGACGGCGTCGGACGCGGCACTCGCGATGGAGCTCGGCTGCGACGCGGTGCTGCTCGCGTCGGCCGTCACCCGCGCACAGGACCCTCAGGCGATGGCCGCGGCCATGCGCCACGCCGTGGCAGCCGGCTGGCTGGCGCGGCGGGCCGGCCGCATTCCCCGCCGCCGGCTGGCGCTGGCCTCGACCAGCGACGTCGGCCGGCCCGACCTCGCCGCGGTGGGAGACCCCACGTGA
- a CDS encoding citrate synthase, producing the protein MVDTWLDTAEAARRLGVKAPTLYAYVSRGQLRRRTAADGRRSEYHPGDVATLAVRGRRARPTRPSDVIVPTALTAITPDGPAYRGRLARDLAGTTTFEALAAHLWDVDHVDTWRAPDEVLASVRPLAHPAGDRLEASQVLLAATAAARAADPLGRATDQGEGAPRREVVAATGRALLLAAATAFDGGGSDGPLAERLARWSSAGAGTPEVAHLVEAALILLADHELAASTLAARVAASARCDPYAVVLAGLAVLSGPRHGAASRGLEEALLAVRDGRPPATALAQVRPGSPVGLGFGHPLYPAGDPRGAHLLALLDEQVPAGRLAPLHAVLAVAADRGLPPPNVDAALAGLTLAMDAPVGTGELLFAVARTVGWLAHAMEQYEEPGLLRPKAVYTGPAPSA; encoded by the coding sequence GTGGTCGACACCTGGCTGGACACCGCCGAGGCCGCCCGGCGTCTGGGGGTGAAGGCCCCGACGCTCTACGCCTACGTGTCCCGCGGGCAGCTTCGCCGCCGGACCGCGGCCGACGGCCGCCGCAGCGAGTACCACCCGGGGGACGTCGCGACCCTGGCCGTGCGCGGGCGGCGGGCCCGACCGACCCGGCCCTCCGACGTCATCGTCCCGACGGCACTGACCGCGATCACGCCCGACGGCCCGGCCTACCGCGGCCGCCTCGCCCGGGACCTGGCCGGCACGACCACCTTCGAAGCCCTGGCCGCGCACCTGTGGGACGTTGACCACGTCGACACGTGGCGTGCGCCCGACGAGGTGCTCGCGTCGGTGCGCCCGCTGGCACACCCGGCGGGAGATCGGCTGGAGGCCAGTCAGGTCCTGCTGGCCGCGACCGCCGCGGCCCGGGCGGCCGACCCACTCGGTCGCGCCACGGACCAGGGTGAGGGTGCCCCACGGCGCGAGGTGGTCGCCGCGACCGGACGCGCGCTGCTGCTCGCGGCGGCGACCGCCTTCGACGGTGGGGGCTCGGACGGCCCGCTGGCCGAGCGGCTGGCGCGGTGGTCGAGCGCGGGCGCTGGCACCCCGGAGGTGGCGCATCTGGTCGAGGCCGCCCTGATCCTGCTGGCCGACCACGAACTGGCGGCCTCGACCCTCGCGGCGCGGGTGGCCGCCTCGGCCCGCTGCGATCCCTACGCGGTGGTGCTCGCCGGGTTGGCCGTGCTCAGCGGCCCCCGGCACGGCGCCGCGTCCCGCGGGCTCGAGGAAGCGCTGCTGGCCGTCCGGGACGGCCGCCCGCCCGCCACCGCCCTGGCCCAGGTGCGACCCGGCTCCCCGGTCGGCCTCGGATTCGGGCACCCGCTGTACCCGGCCGGCGACCCGCGCGGCGCGCACCTGCTCGCTCTGCTCGACGAGCAGGTGCCCGCGGGCCGGCTCGCGCCGCTGCACGCCGTCCTCGCCGTCGCCGCGGACCGCGGCCTGCCGCCACCGAACGTCGACGCGGCGCTCGCGGGACTCACGCTGGCCATGGACGCACCGGTCGGCACCGGCGAGCTGCTGTTCGCCGTCGCCCGCACCGTCGGCTGGCTGGCGCATGCCATGGAGCAGTACGAGGAGCCCGGGCTGCTGCGCCCGAAGGCCGTCTACACCGGGCCGGCGCCGTCGGCCTGA
- a CDS encoding thiamine phosphate synthase — MSTTLPAARPTPVAVPRLLVLSDRGQAAAAGSDLVGHARAVGEAGADALVLREKDLPRAERRRLAEAVASALAGTATRLLVAGDPELATAVGAAGVHLAANQPAPSDMPGRLVLRSCHDAGEVARTRRAPVDAAVVSPVAVTTSKPGYGPALGRDGLRDLVEVADGLPVLALGGVTPDDVAAWCHAGAHGVAVMGAVMRAPDPAAVVRRLRAALTPPGREDRP, encoded by the coding sequence GTGAGCACGACGCTCCCGGCCGCCCGCCCCACCCCCGTGGCCGTGCCGCGGCTGCTCGTGCTGAGCGACCGCGGGCAGGCGGCCGCCGCCGGGAGTGATCTGGTCGGCCACGCCCGTGCCGTCGGGGAGGCCGGCGCGGACGCGCTGGTGCTGCGCGAGAAGGACCTGCCGCGCGCCGAGCGCCGCCGACTGGCCGAGGCGGTCGCCTCGGCCCTGGCCGGTACCGCGACGCGCCTGCTCGTGGCCGGCGACCCCGAGCTGGCGACGGCCGTGGGTGCCGCCGGCGTACACCTCGCCGCGAACCAGCCGGCGCCTTCCGACATGCCCGGACGCCTGGTCCTGCGCTCGTGCCACGACGCCGGCGAGGTGGCCCGCACACGACGCGCCCCGGTGGACGCCGCGGTCGTGTCGCCGGTCGCCGTCACCACCTCGAAGCCGGGCTACGGACCCGCCCTGGGCCGCGACGGGCTGCGCGACCTGGTCGAGGTGGCCGACGGGCTCCCGGTGCTCGCGCTCGGCGGCGTCACGCCGGACGACGTCGCCGCCTGGTGCCACGCCGGTGCCCACGGCGTGGCGGTCATGGGCGCGGTGATGCGCGCGCCCGACCCGGCGGCCGTCGTCCGGCGCCTGCGTGCCGCACTGACCCCGCCCGGCCGAGAGGATCGCCCGTGA